GCCGAGCTGGGAACCGAGATCGAGTCCGCTGTGCCCGAGGTCCCACGCGAGGACGGTCGCGACGGTGCCGGCGATCAGCGGCTCGACCACGGGCGTCTCGATACCGGCGAGGATGAGCGTCGCGAAGATGACCAGCGCGCCACCGTCGATGACTCGTGGCCGTCCTCGCAGGAGTCCGATAGCGAGTGCGAGCGCGCCGAGTACGGCGACGCCGAACACGGCCAGATCAGTGCCGGGCACGAAGAGCGTCGCCGCGGCTGCGACGAACGCGGCACCGAACGCACAGCCACTCGAGAAGACCGTCGGTTTTCGGGTAAGTGAGACGGGTCCGGCGTCGTCATCTGCGTCGGCCTTGGCTTCAGCTTCCGCGTGTTGGTCGGCACCCATTGCGTGCTCGCCGTTCGATGTCTCCCCGACCTGATCCCCGGCTGGGCCTGTCGCCGGTCCTGCGGATTCCGCGTGCGTTCCGTCTTGCGGCGTCATCGGCGACCACCTCGTCCCGCCGC
The DNA window shown above is from Natrialba magadii ATCC 43099 and carries:
- a CDS encoding DUF7519 family protein, whose protein sequence is MTPQDGTHAESAGPATGPAGDQVGETSNGEHAMGADQHAEAEAKADADDDAGPVSLTRKPTVFSSGCAFGAAFVAAAATLFVPGTDLAVFGVAVLGALALAIGLLRGRPRVIDGGALVIFATLILAGIETPVVEPLIAGTVATVLAWDLGHSGLDLGSQLGREARTIRLEIVQLGSSLLVGLLAGTIGYGVYVFGASGQPTAAVALLLLAAALITVGLGTNRSDDSDQRRHSGARNRPPR